A stretch of the Clostridiales bacterium genome encodes the following:
- a CDS encoding adenylosuccinate synthase: MACTAIVGINWGDEGKGRMVDLLTEEYDVVVRFQGGGNAGHTVINEFGKFALHLLPSGVFRKGVMNILGNGVAVDPENLLAEIGQLAEKGVKVTPENLMISDRASLLLPWHRKLDELEELRLKDKKFGSTKQGIAPFYSDKYQKKTVLAGELFYPEKLKAHLRDLLEWKNLTLTGVYGAEPVTEEEIGAWVESCCKPLVPYIADTQEYLWDAQQDGKRILFEAQLGSLRDLDYGIHPYTTSSNTLASYAPVGSGLPAAKLEKVVGVVKAYSTCVGEGPFVCEMFGEEAEALRQAGNEYGAKTGRPRRVGPIDLVATRYGVRVQGATELALTKLDVLSGMDEIPVCVRYELDGKETDKFPFPAVLGDCKPVITKVKGWKQDISGCRTWDELPEETKAYVNMVEKAIGRPFVYISVGPERDSIIRRTGSEG; encoded by the coding sequence ATGGCTTGTACCGCGATTGTCGGAATCAACTGGGGCGACGAAGGCAAAGGCCGCATGGTGGACCTGCTGACGGAGGAGTATGATGTTGTCGTGCGCTTCCAGGGTGGCGGAAACGCCGGGCATACCGTAATCAACGAGTTCGGAAAGTTCGCGCTGCACCTGCTGCCGTCCGGCGTTTTCCGCAAGGGCGTCATGAACATCCTGGGCAACGGCGTGGCCGTGGACCCCGAAAACCTGCTGGCTGAGATCGGCCAGCTGGCGGAGAAGGGCGTGAAGGTGACCCCGGAAAACCTGATGATCAGTGACCGGGCATCGCTGCTGCTGCCGTGGCACCGGAAGCTGGACGAGCTGGAAGAGCTGCGCCTGAAGGACAAGAAGTTCGGTTCCACCAAGCAGGGAATCGCGCCGTTCTACTCCGATAAATACCAGAAAAAGACCGTGCTGGCGGGCGAGCTGTTCTATCCGGAAAAGCTGAAGGCCCACCTGCGCGACCTGCTGGAGTGGAAGAACCTGACGCTGACCGGCGTGTACGGCGCCGAGCCGGTGACCGAGGAAGAGATCGGGGCCTGGGTGGAAAGCTGCTGCAAGCCCCTGGTTCCCTATATTGCCGACACGCAGGAATACCTGTGGGACGCGCAGCAGGACGGAAAACGCATCCTGTTTGAGGCGCAGCTGGGCTCCCTGCGCGACCTGGACTACGGCATCCATCCCTACACGACGTCCTCCAACACGCTGGCGAGCTACGCGCCGGTCGGATCCGGCCTGCCCGCAGCAAAGCTGGAAAAGGTGGTCGGCGTGGTGAAGGCCTATTCCACCTGCGTGGGCGAAGGTCCGTTCGTCTGTGAAATGTTCGGCGAGGAAGCCGAGGCGCTGCGCCAGGCGGGCAATGAATACGGCGCCAAGACCGGCCGTCCGCGCCGGGTGGGCCCGATCGACCTGGTGGCCACACGCTACGGCGTGCGGGTGCAAGGCGCGACGGAACTGGCCCTGACCAAGCTGGACGTGCTGAGCGGCATGGACGAGATTCCCGTGTGCGTGCGGTACGAACTGGACGGCAAAGAGACCGACAAGTTCCCCTTCCCGGCGGTGCTAGGCGACTGCAAGCCCGTGATCACCAAGGTGAAGGGCTGGAAGCAGGATATCAGCGGCTGCCGGACCTGGGATGAGCTGCCGGAAGAGACCAAGGCCTATGTGAACATGGTGGAGAAGGCGATCGGCCGGCCGTTTGTGTACATTTCCGTCGGCCCGGAACGCGACAGCATTATCCGCAGAACCGGAAGCGAGGGATAA
- a CDS encoding adenylosuccinate lyase, with protein sequence MTDRYETPLGSRYASNEMLALFSQDTRYQTWRKLWVALARAEMELGLPVTAEQVAELEAHITDIDYEVVRVREKEVRHDVMAHVYAYGKVAPGAAGIIHLGATSCYVTDNADLVIYRDALKLIRKGLLGVMKNLCDFAEKTKAIPTLGYTHYQPAQPVTVGKRASLWLQDFMTDLEEIDFVIDHLPFLGCRGTTGTEASFMELFEGDTAKIDEMNRKIAAEFGFEKRFDVSGQTYPRKADSRILNVLSAIGQSCYRMANDMRLLQHDRQLEEPFESTQIGSSAMAYKRNPMRSERVCSLSRYLMTLPQNAAMTASTQWMERTLDDSANRRISLPEGFLCADAVLRLVRNISDGIRVNEKIIEATLREYMPFIATENLLMEAVKRGGNRQELHEVIRESSMAATERMKNGESCDLLERLAAVPAFGMTADEMREVLDPKKYTGRCAEQTEALVQKIRPMLEEAPADEVSIEV encoded by the coding sequence ATGACAGACCGTTACGAAACACCGCTGGGATCCCGCTATGCGTCCAATGAGATGCTGGCGCTGTTTTCCCAGGATACCCGATACCAGACCTGGCGGAAGCTGTGGGTCGCGCTGGCCCGCGCCGAGATGGAGCTGGGCCTGCCGGTGACGGCGGAACAGGTGGCTGAGCTGGAAGCGCATATCACGGACATCGACTACGAGGTGGTCCGCGTGCGCGAGAAGGAAGTCCGCCACGACGTGATGGCGCACGTGTATGCCTACGGCAAGGTGGCGCCAGGCGCGGCGGGAATTATCCACCTGGGCGCGACAAGCTGCTATGTGACGGACAACGCCGACCTGGTGATCTACCGCGACGCGCTGAAGCTGATCCGCAAGGGTCTGCTGGGCGTGATGAAGAACCTGTGCGATTTCGCCGAAAAAACCAAGGCAATCCCGACCCTGGGCTACACCCATTACCAGCCGGCGCAGCCGGTGACCGTGGGCAAGCGGGCGTCCCTGTGGCTGCAGGATTTCATGACCGACCTGGAAGAGATCGATTTCGTGATTGACCACCTGCCGTTCCTCGGCTGCCGCGGAACCACCGGCACCGAAGCCAGCTTTATGGAGCTGTTTGAGGGCGACACCGCGAAGATCGACGAGATGAACCGCAAAATCGCGGCGGAATTCGGATTTGAGAAGCGGTTTGACGTTTCCGGGCAGACCTATCCCCGGAAGGCGGACAGCCGCATCCTGAACGTGCTGAGCGCGATTGGCCAGAGCTGCTACCGCATGGCGAACGACATGCGCCTGCTGCAGCATGACCGGCAGCTCGAAGAACCCTTCGAGAGCACCCAGATCGGGTCCTCCGCGATGGCGTACAAGCGGAACCCCATGCGCAGCGAGCGCGTGTGCTCCCTGAGCCGCTACCTGATGACCCTGCCGCAGAACGCGGCGATGACGGCCTCCACCCAGTGGATGGAGCGCACCCTGGACGACTCCGCCAACCGGCGGATCTCCCTGCCGGAAGGTTTCCTGTGCGCCGACGCTGTGCTGCGCCTGGTGCGGAACATCTCCGACGGCATCCGGGTGAACGAAAAGATTATCGAAGCGACGCTGCGGGAGTATATGCCCTTTATCGCCACGGAGAACCTGCTGATGGAAGCGGTGAAGCGCGGCGGAAACCGGCAGGAGCTGCATGAAGTGATCCGCGAGAGCTCCATGGCTGCGACCGAGCGGATGAAGAACGGCGAAAGCTGCGACCTGCTGGAGCGGCTGGCGGCCGTACCGGCCTTCGGAATGACGGCGGACGAAATGCGCGAGGTGCTGGACCCGAAGAAATACACCGGCCGCTGCGCGGAGCAGACCGAGGCGCTGGTACAAAAAATCCGCCCGATGCTGGAAGAAGCACCGGCGGATGAAGTGAGCATTGAGGTGTAA
- a CDS encoding glycosyltransferase, whose protein sequence is MLRLGQFTDTFLPIVDGVGRVVYAYADTLCKMGHQVTVVAPMYDTGFQGGFPFELVDFMGAGLPGMKQYQIGEAVWDPHYRRRIRMIQLDLIHAHSPFTAGSEALRIATLRKLPLVATFHSKYYDDFLKATKSESIARMGTKFVVNFYNRCDEVWAVGKNAADVLKDYGYEGDVIVMPNGATMRTVSPADVEGVSRRWNLGDDPVILFVGQMDWKKNILTILEACAEMKQAGTNFRLLLAGQGVDMNNIDRKIHELNIQDRSQMLGHISDTSLLDALYARASVFAFPSLYDTTSMVVREAAVMGTPSVMVRGSTAAEYIRDGENGFLCENDPKDLARVLTGALSQPDLLAKAGEKARETIPVPWDKILENAVERYTRLIALGKEGALKDKRLRIV, encoded by the coding sequence ATGCTGAGACTCGGGCAGTTTACAGATACGTTCCTCCCCATTGTCGACGGGGTGGGCCGTGTTGTCTATGCCTATGCGGATACGCTGTGCAAAATGGGGCACCAGGTTACCGTGGTCGCCCCGATGTACGATACCGGCTTCCAGGGCGGTTTCCCCTTTGAGCTGGTCGATTTTATGGGCGCGGGCCTGCCCGGCATGAAGCAGTACCAGATCGGCGAAGCCGTCTGGGATCCGCACTACCGCCGCCGCATACGCATGATCCAGCTGGACCTGATCCACGCCCACAGCCCCTTCACCGCCGGGTCGGAGGCGCTGCGCATCGCCACCCTGCGGAAGCTGCCCCTCGTGGCCACCTTCCACTCCAAGTACTACGATGATTTCCTCAAGGCGACCAAGTCGGAGTCCATCGCCCGGATGGGCACCAAGTTTGTCGTCAATTTCTATAACCGTTGCGACGAGGTCTGGGCCGTCGGAAAAAACGCGGCGGACGTGCTGAAGGATTACGGCTATGAGGGCGACGTCATCGTCATGCCCAACGGCGCCACCATGCGCACCGTTTCCCCCGCGGATGTGGAGGGCGTCTCCCGCCGCTGGAACCTCGGCGATGATCCTGTGATCCTCTTCGTCGGCCAGATGGACTGGAAAAAGAACATCCTCACCATCCTGGAAGCCTGCGCCGAAATGAAACAGGCCGGCACGAACTTCCGCCTGCTGCTGGCCGGCCAGGGCGTGGATATGAACAATATCGACCGCAAGATCCACGAGCTCAACATCCAGGACCGCTCCCAGATGCTCGGCCACATTTCCGATACGTCCCTGCTCGACGCGCTGTACGCCCGGGCTTCGGTCTTTGCCTTCCCCTCCCTCTACGACACCACCTCCATGGTGGTGCGGGAAGCGGCCGTCATGGGCACGCCGTCGGTCATGGTCCGCGGCAGCACCGCGGCAGAATACATCCGGGACGGGGAAAACGGTTTCCTCTGCGAGAACGACCCGAAGGACCTTGCCCGCGTGCTCACCGGCGCCCTGTCGCAGCCGGATCTCCTCGCGAAGGCAGGAGAAAAGGCACGGGAAACCATTCCCGTGCCCTGGGATAAAATCCTGGAGAATGCCGTGGAGCGGTACACCCGCCTCATCGCCCTCGGTAAAGAGGGTGCCCTGAAGGACAAGCGCCTGCGCATTGTCTGA
- the pulA gene encoding type I pullulanase: protein MMKRMLSLLTALLMLLAVIPVSAGAEEYTLPMEEGKNQIIFYWDAEDANLDNCDMWIWFPNADGRGYLFHPCEYGAKVVLNVPADVDKVGFIVRRDCSEPGGTSWGSAVKDYDGDRFANITGEVTEVYLKSADGHQYLSRDGGKTLYEELTFTLAAISGMNEIQYFINPAARLESMDQVRVTEGDRKLEVTGLSSLNNSVVTGKITLGEELDLSKIYTVEIEGYGAKDAVPTKVFDSPAFKERYTYEGDDLGAVLTETGTRFKVWAPTANRVRLKLYEAGNGGDAFDTIEMERGEQGVWSAETATGAGTYYTYLVNTSAGEQEAVDPYARAVGVNGDRGMVADLDATDPEGFAEDRYYDGINAYNEAVIWEVHVRDFSNKLASSQYPGKYLAFTEKGLKNSSGEAAGIDYLADLGVTHVHLQPVYDFATVDESKEGTGFNWGYDPKNYNAPEGSYSTDPFHGEVRIREFKQMVQALHENGMGVVMDVVYNHTYSADSCLNRIVPYYYYRYDGMGKLSNGSGCGNETASERPMMRKYIVDSVRYWAEEYHVDGFRFDLMALHDTDTMQAVEQAVHAVNPKAIIYGEGWTGGTTPLMEPLRASQANIRKVTASEGAIGAVSVFNDSIRDGLKGSVFDAKEKGYVSGNVSKGNAENVIFGLTGGIKSKAVSWHVKDNGVINYMSCHDNHTLFDRLLSSNPDDSLEARLRMNRFGISIIMIGKGTPFFLAGEELLRTKNGDSNSYNSGDEVNNIRWDELAAGSDTMAMRDFYRSLIAMRKANPFLTKAELTCTVGRENAIEAVYTEGEKTVAYALVNPSGSTFTQTLPEGNWTVLMQNETVSPEGGETVSGTVQVEGRSVLLVKAE, encoded by the coding sequence ATGATGAAGCGGATGCTGTCTTTGCTGACCGCCCTGCTGATGCTGCTGGCGGTAATTCCCGTTTCCGCGGGCGCGGAAGAGTATACCCTCCCGATGGAGGAAGGCAAAAACCAGATTATTTTCTATTGGGACGCGGAGGACGCGAACCTGGACAACTGCGACATGTGGATCTGGTTCCCGAACGCCGACGGGCGCGGGTACCTGTTCCATCCGTGTGAATACGGCGCAAAGGTCGTGCTGAATGTTCCGGCGGACGTCGACAAGGTCGGGTTCATCGTGCGCCGCGACTGCTCCGAACCCGGCGGCACCAGCTGGGGATCCGCCGTCAAGGATTATGACGGCGACCGGTTTGCCAATATCACCGGGGAAGTGACGGAGGTTTACCTGAAGTCGGCGGACGGCCACCAGTACCTGAGCCGCGACGGCGGGAAGACCCTGTACGAGGAACTGACATTCACGCTGGCCGCCATCTCGGGAATGAATGAAATCCAGTATTTCATCAACCCGGCGGCGCGCCTCGAGTCCATGGACCAGGTCCGCGTGACCGAAGGGGACAGGAAGCTGGAGGTGACCGGTTTGTCCAGCCTGAACAACAGCGTGGTGACCGGCAAGATCACCCTGGGCGAGGAACTGGACCTTTCGAAGATCTACACGGTGGAGATCGAGGGCTACGGCGCGAAGGACGCCGTACCGACGAAGGTGTTTGACTCCCCGGCATTCAAGGAACGCTATACCTATGAAGGTGACGACCTTGGCGCGGTGCTGACTGAGACGGGCACCCGGTTCAAGGTATGGGCGCCGACCGCGAACCGCGTACGGCTGAAGCTGTACGAAGCCGGCAACGGCGGGGACGCGTTTGACACGATCGAAATGGAACGCGGGGAGCAGGGCGTGTGGAGCGCGGAAACCGCCACCGGCGCCGGCACTTACTACACCTACCTGGTGAACACCTCCGCGGGCGAACAGGAAGCGGTGGACCCGTATGCCCGGGCCGTTGGCGTGAACGGCGACCGCGGCATGGTGGCCGACCTGGACGCGACCGACCCGGAGGGCTTCGCGGAAGACCGGTACTACGACGGGATCAATGCCTACAACGAAGCGGTGATCTGGGAAGTGCACGTACGCGACTTCTCCAACAAGCTGGCTTCCTCGCAGTATCCCGGCAAGTATCTCGCGTTTACCGAGAAGGGGCTGAAAAACAGCAGCGGCGAAGCGGCCGGCATCGACTACCTGGCGGACCTGGGCGTGACCCATGTGCACCTGCAGCCGGTTTACGACTTCGCGACGGTGGATGAATCCAAAGAAGGCACCGGGTTCAACTGGGGCTATGACCCGAAGAACTACAACGCGCCGGAAGGCAGCTACTCCACCGACCCGTTCCACGGCGAAGTGCGGATCAGGGAGTTCAAGCAGATGGTGCAGGCCCTGCACGAAAACGGAATGGGCGTCGTGATGGACGTGGTGTACAACCACACCTATTCCGCCGATTCCTGCCTGAACCGGATCGTACCGTACTACTATTACCGGTACGACGGAATGGGCAAGCTTTCCAACGGCTCCGGATGCGGCAACGAAACGGCGTCCGAACGGCCGATGATGCGCAAGTATATCGTGGACTCCGTGCGCTACTGGGCGGAGGAGTACCACGTGGACGGCTTCCGGTTTGACCTGATGGCGCTGCATGATACCGACACGATGCAGGCGGTGGAACAGGCGGTGCACGCGGTGAACCCGAAGGCGATCATCTACGGTGAAGGCTGGACCGGCGGTACCACGCCGCTGATGGAGCCCCTGCGCGCAAGCCAGGCGAACATCCGGAAGGTGACGGCGTCCGAGGGCGCGATCGGCGCGGTGTCCGTGTTCAACGACAGCATCCGCGACGGCCTGAAGGGCAGCGTGTTTGACGCGAAGGAAAAGGGCTATGTGAGCGGCAACGTGTCCAAGGGCAATGCCGAGAACGTGATCTTCGGCCTGACCGGCGGCATCAAGAGCAAGGCGGTTTCCTGGCACGTGAAGGACAACGGCGTGATCAACTACATGTCCTGCCACGACAACCACACGCTGTTTGACCGGCTGCTTTCCTCCAACCCGGACGACAGCCTGGAAGCCCGGCTGCGGATGAACCGCTTCGGCATCTCCATCATCATGATCGGGAAGGGCACCCCGTTCTTCCTGGCCGGCGAGGAGTTGCTGCGCACCAAGAACGGCGACTCGAACAGCTACAACTCCGGCGATGAGGTGAACAATATCCGCTGGGACGAGCTGGCCGCGGGCAGCGACACGATGGCGATGCGCGACTTCTACCGCAGCCTGATCGCGATGCGGAAGGCAAACCCGTTCCTGACGAAGGCGGAGCTCACCTGCACCGTGGGACGCGAGAACGCAATTGAAGCAGTGTACACCGAAGGCGAAAAGACCGTGGCCTACGCGCTGGTCAATCCGTCCGGATCGACCTTCACGCAGACGCTGCCGGAAGGAAACTGGACCGTGCTGATGCAAAATGAAACGGTTTCCCCGGAAGGCGGGGAAACCGTGAGCGGCACTGTCCAGGTGGAAGGACGGAGCGTCCTGCTGGTAAAGGCCGAGTAA
- a CDS encoding VanZ family protein, with amino-acid sequence MSANDINNLTTVICVTAMVAVMVLMLPWLDRKISSRLGLNLHGGLSSNPDADRLLRIRQRILTLGLAVYMVVFAYLVFFSRTAMTHYSVHVAPLQDLRDAFTTDHGFSDVIRRIFSDGFTEAFRNVRLVRPEDIIQFYLNIVVFIPLGYLLPYVFRWCRQRVRMRPALVCFLLSFLVENIQLMSRRGLYDLDDIIANTIGGIIGEFLYISFAYMLTHPAWKDSLHGYQAWRRQALRKTLYSFRRGIAVSRTVLYTAEPDKVMEFYTGRLGFRLIARLRDKEAGTQVILLQLGRCQAEFRFDPSRPVPEGQELSFYAAKIPSVRERLQTNGIECSPDFEDPCSRRRGFFLTGPDGTRITIYDAN; translated from the coding sequence TTGAGCGCGAATGACATCAACAACCTCACCACCGTCATCTGCGTCACCGCCATGGTCGCCGTGATGGTGCTCATGCTCCCCTGGCTGGACCGGAAAATCTCCTCCCGCCTCGGGCTGAACCTGCACGGCGGGCTCAGCAGCAACCCGGACGCGGACCGCCTGCTGCGCATCCGCCAGCGCATCCTCACCCTGGGACTTGCCGTTTACATGGTGGTGTTCGCCTACCTGGTCTTCTTCTCCCGCACCGCCATGACCCATTACTCCGTGCACGTTGCCCCCCTGCAGGACCTGCGGGACGCGTTCACCACGGACCACGGCTTCAGCGATGTCATCCGCCGGATCTTCTCGGACGGCTTTACGGAAGCCTTCCGCAATGTCCGCCTGGTCCGCCCGGAGGACATAATCCAGTTCTACCTCAACATCGTGGTCTTTATTCCCCTCGGCTACCTGCTGCCCTATGTGTTCCGCTGGTGCCGCCAGCGCGTGCGGATGCGCCCGGCGCTGGTCTGCTTCCTGCTGTCCTTCCTGGTGGAAAACATCCAGCTGATGAGCCGGCGCGGCCTGTATGACCTGGATGACATCATCGCCAACACCATCGGCGGCATCATCGGGGAATTCCTGTACATCTCCTTTGCGTATATGCTCACCCATCCGGCCTGGAAGGACTCCCTGCACGGCTACCAGGCCTGGCGGCGCCAGGCCCTCCGGAAAACGCTCTATTCCTTCCGCCGGGGCATTGCCGTATCCCGCACCGTGCTGTACACCGCGGAGCCGGACAAAGTCATGGAATTCTACACCGGGCGCCTGGGCTTCCGCTTGATCGCCCGCCTGCGGGACAAGGAAGCCGGCACGCAGGTGATCCTCCTGCAGCTCGGCCGCTGCCAGGCGGAGTTCCGCTTTGATCCTTCCCGCCCGGTTCCGGAAGGCCAGGAGCTTTCCTTCTACGCGGCAAAAATCCCGTCCGTCCGCGAAAGGCTGCAGACGAACGGGATTGAATGTTCTCCTGATTTTGAGGATCCGTGCTCCCGCCGGCGGGGATTCTTCCTCACCGGTCCGGACGGGACCCGGATCACGATTTACGACGCCAACTGA
- a CDS encoding zinc dependent phospholipase C family protein, whose amino-acid sequence MPDVVIHAEFGREVRQALPDAVRSVLEDAPWTFALFGPDVWFMYQPWKRREGRGRRMHTTRPGTFLMALADRAASLPSPDALFSYLAGFLCHYALDAAAHPYVVYKTEWETKLPRGHMSFEHSLDYRELLRTSRWNGRHPVTSSFLPHCRLPESVRPDIDAVFREVYGWKNCWKGLNAAWKRFRLTYRVIENPNGWFTRLARLSGNARLKSLTYTLSHFNDADVENESHAQWHHSHDESIVSTASFADLRKQALEKALEMIGAAYRYVYHEGITREELAGIIGSRSYLSGLPADDPRNLRIPSLLPPQSAEKLPGGGRV is encoded by the coding sequence ATGCCGGACGTGGTTATTCACGCGGAATTCGGCCGGGAGGTCCGGCAGGCGCTGCCGGATGCGGTCCGTTCCGTGCTGGAGGATGCCCCCTGGACGTTCGCGCTTTTCGGGCCGGATGTCTGGTTCATGTACCAGCCCTGGAAGCGGCGGGAAGGCCGCGGCCGCCGGATGCATACCACGCGTCCCGGCACTTTCCTCATGGCGCTGGCAGACCGGGCTGCCTCCCTGCCGTCCCCGGACGCGCTGTTTTCCTACCTGGCCGGTTTCCTCTGCCATTACGCGCTGGATGCCGCCGCCCATCCCTATGTCGTTTACAAAACGGAGTGGGAAACCAAACTGCCCCGCGGCCATATGAGCTTTGAGCACAGCCTGGATTACCGGGAGCTGCTCCGTACCTCGCGCTGGAACGGACGCCATCCGGTCACCTCGTCGTTCCTTCCACACTGCCGCCTGCCGGAATCCGTCCGTCCCGATATCGACGCAGTCTTCCGGGAGGTCTACGGCTGGAAAAACTGCTGGAAAGGCCTCAATGCGGCCTGGAAGCGCTTCCGGCTCACCTACCGGGTCATCGAAAATCCGAACGGGTGGTTCACCCGCCTCGCACGTCTGAGCGGGAACGCGCGCCTGAAATCCCTCACCTACACCCTGTCCCACTTCAACGATGCGGACGTGGAAAACGAATCCCACGCGCAGTGGCACCACAGCCACGATGAATCAATCGTCTCCACGGCTTCCTTTGCTGACCTGCGGAAGCAGGCGCTGGAAAAGGCGCTGGAGATGATCGGCGCGGCATACCGCTATGTGTACCACGAAGGCATTACGCGGGAAGAACTGGCCGGGATCATCGGCAGCCGCTCCTACCTCAGCGGCCTGCCGGCGGACGATCCGCGCAACCTGCGGATTCCTTCCCTGCTCCCGCCGCAAAGCGCGGAGAAACTTCCGGGAGGTGGACGGGTTTGA
- a CDS encoding D-alanyl-D-alanine carboxypeptidase family protein, translating into MKRIRRAAAFAAALLLLFTGAAAEGTEPAAPAAQAQAAGGNLRKGSKGDEVTRLQERLQELGYLDSKPDGIFGNDTVSAVKAFQRRNGLSADGQAGPLTQERLYAEDAVAAPEIVLTDTLEGELPMLVNKKHMVEEYFQPADLVLLTEVLDSKLCKVKYKDTQLVREAAEALEKMLEAAKEDGVKKWQVSAGYRTWEEQNGMLNTKTESYLKKHKDWSRRNARNAALKTVAEPGASEHHLGLAVDINVPGTSAFKGTKQQKWLHKHCWEYGFIVRYTADKEKITGFAAEEWHIRYVGVEHAQKIRELGLCLEEYIEWMESGYIQSDETEITEIVLDDEETAGEKAS; encoded by the coding sequence ATGAAGCGGATTCGGAGAGCCGCGGCATTCGCGGCGGCACTGCTGCTCCTCTTTACGGGAGCGGCTGCGGAGGGTACGGAGCCGGCGGCGCCGGCGGCGCAGGCACAGGCGGCCGGCGGGAACCTGCGGAAGGGCTCCAAGGGCGACGAGGTGACGCGGCTGCAGGAACGCCTGCAGGAGCTGGGTTACCTGGACAGCAAACCGGACGGGATTTTCGGCAATGACACCGTGAGCGCGGTGAAGGCGTTCCAGCGCCGGAACGGACTGTCGGCAGACGGCCAGGCCGGCCCGCTGACGCAGGAACGGCTGTACGCGGAGGACGCGGTGGCCGCGCCGGAGATTGTCCTGACCGATACGCTGGAAGGGGAACTGCCGATGCTGGTGAACAAGAAGCATATGGTGGAAGAATACTTCCAGCCGGCAGACCTGGTGCTGCTGACGGAGGTCCTGGACAGCAAGCTGTGCAAGGTCAAGTACAAGGATACCCAGCTGGTCCGTGAAGCGGCCGAAGCCCTTGAGAAAATGCTGGAGGCCGCCAAAGAGGACGGCGTGAAGAAATGGCAGGTCAGCGCCGGATACCGCACCTGGGAAGAACAGAATGGCATGCTGAACACCAAGACCGAGAGCTACCTGAAAAAGCATAAGGACTGGAGCCGCCGGAATGCCCGGAACGCGGCGCTGAAAACCGTGGCGGAGCCCGGGGCCAGCGAGCATCACCTGGGGCTGGCGGTGGACATCAACGTGCCCGGCACCAGCGCGTTCAAAGGGACCAAACAGCAGAAATGGCTGCACAAGCACTGCTGGGAATACGGCTTCATTGTCCGCTACACAGCCGACAAGGAAAAGATTACCGGGTTTGCCGCGGAGGAGTGGCACATCCGGTACGTGGGTGTCGAGCACGCCCAGAAGATCAGAGAACTGGGGCTGTGCCTCGAGGAATACATCGAGTGGATGGAGTCCGGCTATATCCAGAGTGATGAAACTGAAATTACGGAAATCGTGCTGGATGACGAAGAAACAGCCGGAGAAAAGGCATCATGA
- a CDS encoding NusG domain II-containing protein — protein MMKKRKPALWIACGLAALALVTGGILLLTRGNGGEAHEGGIRLLLDGAEMTETVRDPEGGDGLRVIVTVDGNEAANLPFGMEHTLQVIQDSGRNTVRITKDAVYMEEADCHGQDCVKMEPVTRDNLEMRVMGGFIICLPHRVSVEVRGK, from the coding sequence ATGATGAAAAAACGGAAACCCGCCCTGTGGATTGCGTGCGGGCTGGCTGCCCTGGCACTGGTCACGGGCGGGATCCTTCTGCTGACCCGCGGAAACGGCGGGGAAGCGCATGAAGGCGGGATCCGGCTGCTGCTGGACGGCGCGGAGATGACGGAAACGGTCCGGGATCCGGAGGGCGGAGACGGCCTGCGGGTGATTGTGACCGTGGACGGAAATGAGGCAGCGAACCTGCCCTTCGGCATGGAGCACACGCTGCAGGTGATCCAGGACAGCGGAAGGAACACGGTGCGGATTACAAAGGACGCCGTGTACATGGAAGAAGCGGACTGCCACGGGCAGGACTGCGTGAAAATGGAACCGGTCACGAGAGACAACCTGGAGATGCGGGTGATGGGCGGATTTATCATCTGCCTGCCGCACCGGGTGTCGGTGGAGGTTCGGGGCAAGTAA